One Gadus chalcogrammus isolate NIFS_2021 chromosome 4, NIFS_Gcha_1.0, whole genome shotgun sequence DNA segment encodes these proteins:
- the LOC130380585 gene encoding NMDA receptor synaptonuclear signaling and neuronal migration factor-like translates to MESLTFQSWNFRKHLRMVGSRRMKAQTGDLQASCAALEEGALDERMDWEEEREMERLACEGDDFIPPKIMLISSKVPKAEYVPTILRRDDPSIIPILYDHEHATFDDILEEIDKKLTAYRRGSKFWRMLIFCQGGPGHLYLLKNKVATFAKVEKEEDMSQFWRRLSRFMSKLNPEPNMIHIMGCYVLGNPNGEKLFQKLKNLMRPYSVEFQSPLELSSHGKEMIEMYFDFRLYRLWKTRQHSKLLDYEDLL, encoded by the exons ATGGAGAGCCTGACCTTCCAGAGTTG GAACTTCCGGAAGCATCTTCGGATGGTGGGCAGCAGGAGAATGAAAGCCCAGA CGGGGGACCTCCAGGCGTCCTGCGCTGCCCTGGAGGAGGGGGCCCTGGACGAGAGGatggactgggaggaggagagggagatggagaggctgGCCTGTGAGGGAGACGACTTCATCCCCCCCAAGATCATG CTGATCTCGTCTAAAGTGCCCAAGGCGGAGTACGTTCCCACCATCCTACGTAGAGACGACCCCTCCATTATCCCCATCCTCTAT GACCACGAACACGCCACGTTTGATGATATTCTGG AGGAGATAGACAAGAAGCTGACAGCCTACCGGCGTGGGAGCAAGTTCTGGAGAATGCTCATCTTCTGTCAG gGAGGACCAGGTCATCTGTACCTCCTCAAGAACAAAGTTGCAACTTTTGCCAAGGTGGAAAAAGAGGAAGACATGAGCCA GTTTTGGCGGAGGCTCAGCCGCTTCATGAGCAAATTGAATCCAGAACCGAACATGATCCACATCATGGGCTGCTACGTCCTGGGAAACCCAAACGGAGAGAAG CTGTTTCAGAAACTCAAGAACCTGATGAGGCCTTATTCTGTCGAGTTCCAGTCCCCACTAGAGCTGTCTTCACATg GCAAGGAGATGATCGAGATGTACTTTGACTTCCGTCTGTACCGCCTCTGGAAGACCCGGCAGCACTCCAAGCTCCTGGACTACGAAGACCTGTTGTGA